The genomic stretch TAATAGATAAAAATTAGCCCTTACATTGAAAGGGCTAAACTGAACTAACGACTGGCCTTTTGGTTAGAAAAAAACATAAATTAATGAACGTCAATAATGGGTTGGAGAAGAAGGGCGATCGCCCCAACACTGACAAAAGACAAAGTTACCCAAAAGAAAATTCTCATTCTATTTTCCTACCTTGATTTAATTTCTAGTGCTTTATACGGTTCAATTTACTGGGATCGTAGTGAAGAGTTACGAATTGCCTAATCCACCTAGGGACAGAGAAAGGCTTCAATAAAAAGAGAGAGTTAATAGACTAGGCGCGATCGCCTATCGCCTATCGATTAGGTTCACGAATTTTCCTTTGTCAGCTACCATTTTTCTACTTAAACCCAATCAGCCATCAGCACTTAAGGAAGCAAGTCCAACACAGATAAAGGGCTGACTATTTGCCCTGCGATCGCAACAGGTACTTCATCAGACAGTTGATAATCTTGACGACGCTGATAGATGGATTCCTCAGCCACAACCGGCTCGGTGTAGACCTCAATCTGCTTTTCTGGGAGGTTGATAATCCAGTAAATCGGAATCCCAGCACGAGCGTAGAGACGCTGTTTTGAGGTACGGTCGCGCTCTAGGGTAGAATCGGCAACTTCAATAATCAGAGCGATGTCAGAGGCACCGGGATGACGATCAAGATAATCGCGGGTACTTCCCCGAACGACCACCACATCCGGTTCTGGCTCACTATCGGCTAGGGTGATAGGTTCTTGAGTATCGACGTACCAGCCTTCTGGAATGACCGCTTCTAAGGCATTTAGAGTAAGTTTTGTGGTCGCACGATGGGGCGGATTTTTCGGCATTTTGTAGACCAACCATCCATCCAGCAGCTCTACCGGATCGTCGTCGCTTAGGATGCCAAGACGAATCATCTGGTGATACTGCTCAACACTCAAACGCCACACGGGTTCTGTTGGTACTGCCGCAATGGTTTGGGTATTTAGTGTATCAGATGGTATGGATGTGGACACTGGGTATGTGAGTTGAGCGCATTTACTGGCAATCGTAGCACTTGTGAAATTGCCTTTGTATGCGGAGAATGGGGCTGCTTAGGCGAATGCGCGATCGCACCTATCAGAGTAAGTGATGCCATTGAATCGGATGCCAAAACTATCTGGATGCCGACAATGAATCATCTGGTTGGAAGTCAGGATCGTCAAAGTAGTATTGTCCCTTAGCTTTCGCGATACGTTCAAACAGTTGCGGAATTCCTTTGGCAATTACCTTTACGTCTTCGGTTGTGAATGCCCAAACTTCTTCCCCAAAAATGGTTCCTTCCCAAACGGGTTTGCCTACAATCACCCACCATTCCCAAAGGCGATTTCTACTGTTGAGGCGGCGTACATAACCGTAGGCAATGCAGCGATCGCCCTCAATATCCATGAAACCAGTGAACCGATCGCCCTGAATATCGATGAAACCAGTGAACGGTTTGTTAATACCTTTCAACTCGTGATGAGTATAGTCCTGTAATGCCCGAATGTGCCAAGGATATTCGCTTTGACCAACAATTGTGCCACCGTCGAAATGGCTGTGGAGTTGAGTCAGTTCCTTTGGCATTGCAAGTGGGGGTTGACACTCTGACCAATCAATCGGCAATCGCACACCGGGTTTTTGCTTTAGCGTGTTTAGGAACCTGAGAAATCGATTTTGCTCCCGTACTGCCCAGCCGATTTCCGGTTGGAGATAGCCATCTTGTTGCCGAACTCCAATAAAGCCTGCAACCACTTCTAAATAACCTTCTCCTTGAGAGGTAATGAGTACGATCGGTGCTTTAGAGAGTCCCGTGGGTAATACTGTTGGTGAGATTCCGTCCTCGACCGTGAGTTCTGCACGAGGGATATCTAGAATCGGATTCTTGTATGTAGGAGCGTGGGTGACGGAGTGATTAATGTAAGGAAATAGCTCGGCTAACCATCCTGTAATCACCTTTCCACTGTATATCTCCTTTGGTTTGTATATGTGCTGCCAAAATTTCAGTGGAGGTCTACCAGCAACAGTGTCAATCAAAGCGTCACAAATTGGCAACAGTCGTTCTGTCCACCAACCCAAATCGTAAGCAGCGATCGCTTCAACCCGGTGTCGGATACTGCGCCAGTCGGCTTCTATTCCGCGCACTGTAATCCAAGGAATGCCGCAAATGCCACGGACTATATAATCAAAATACTGCTGCAATGCATCCATCATCACCACCTGACTTGCGGTTTGAATGATGGATGTAGTGGTGCTGAAGTTGCACACCATGAGTGAGTGAATATCGGGCTGAACATTGTGACGAATGCGTTCTGACCATTGTTCAATCACTTCAGCCCAGTCACTCGGTTGAGCGAGTTTTTGAGTCTCAACCTTTAACTCCAGCTTGCCTGAATGACCCACAAAACGCGATCGCAACTCTTCGGCATGATTGTTGATGTGTTGTGCAAACCCTTGGGCAATCGTCAGCCAAATTGCATCTGGAGTCAGCAACAGCGGTCGATGTTCGCTGTGGGCAATATGAACAGCAGTGACTAGAGGATGATTCCCTGATTCCTGAATGACTTCAAATGAGTTACTGTGGCTGAATGCCAATAATGGAGAACCTAATCGCTCCTCAAATTTACTCCAAGCCTCGCTAACAGGAATGATATCTCGACATACCTGGACATCATCAACAAGAAAACTAATTTCTCCGTCCGATTGATGCAAAATCGACGCTACGGTTTCCATAAAAATTTCTGGTGGTGAGTAAATAGGATGGAGGCTAAGCCTACTTACAAGGGAGTGGCATCCTTCAAGAATATATCTTACGAATCAAGGAACTAATCGTGTCTTTCTCTATGGTGTCAAGATGGTGTCAAGGTCAGATGCGATCGCCTATCGGTTAGGTGAAAGCACGAAACTCAGCCTAATCCGATTGATGCCCTAACGGTAATGCCAACAAGTGGCGTTTGAGGTCACAGCACCCACCAAGACTGCCGGATTTAGCGTTAGATTTTGCTTTGGCTAAATCCAACTGACAAGGTGAAAGTATATCGGTTATTTAATTAGGGCTGCTCACAAACGGTTTTTCAGAATGTAAAAAATGTTTTGCACTGAGCAGTATCGTACCGATTACTGATGGATTGTACCATCAGGCATCGTGACCTCTTCTAAGCGTGCTTCGCTCAAATCGGTTTCAATTACAGCCGCATTGGTCAAATTTGTCTTCAGCAAAACTGCCCCAGCTACATTTGCTTTGAGCAGAATCGCTCCTGTTAAAATTGCGCCAAACAGAATGGTTTCACAGAGATTTGCGTACCTTAAATTAGTTTGACTCAGGTTCGCTCCACCTAATACGGCTCGGTTTAGATTTACCTTTTTCAAATTGGCTCCCGTAAGATTGGCTCCGCTGAGATTTGCTCCCGCTAAATTCGCTCCCTCCAGGTTGGCTCCCGTTAAATCTGCATCCTTCAAGTTCGCCCTCATCAAGTGTGCTTGTTGGAGGTCTACTCCACGCAGATTTGCACCCCTGAGGTTGATCATGCCTAGATTAGCTTGACTGAACTTCGCTCCATCTAGACAAGCAAAGGTGAGTTTTTCTCGGTATAGATTCGCTTGCCGAAAGTCTCTTTGTCCTGCTGCATACTTGCTTTTGAGTGTCTCACCATTCATATTCACTACTTCTTCCTAGGTAACACTTAACAATCTTGTTCTTTCCCTATCGAATGTTAATGTCGTGCAATAAGTTCCCTAGTTGTTTTTTGCGGGACTCCCAGAAAGCCGTTTTTCAACCACGCAAAGCAAGACAGCAAGCTCATGCTATTTTCTCTCCCTGTAGTATTTAGTAAATCTTTCATTTTACTTTTACATCTAATTTAGGGAATAAATCGTGAAGATTCTGTGTTGATGCTGAACCAAAAATTTTTAAATCGGACATTAAACCTTAAAAAGTTGTTACTTTTTAATAAAAAAACGGCTTAGTCTGCATTTATTTACAGATTAATTGTAACAAAAGTTATTGTATCTGTTTTTTTTAAGGGCACGGTACTGCTGGAACCCTGAGAAAATTCACCATTAGCCGCTATAAAGAGTTATGTTTATTTCTCTAAGTTTGCTTAATAAAAAACTATAAAAATCATTAGCCAAAATATAATAATTTTGGGTTTAAATTAAAGATTTACACAATTCGCTTAGGCACGGGTTTTGTGAAGATGCGTTCGTGCAGCGTGCCGGAGGCATATTGCCAATACTTCCCGCCAATACTTCCCGCCGTGCCAGCCTAAAGCCGGTTATGACAGGATTGGGACTAGCAACAGACTGCTGTTAAACGGAGATTGATACATGACAGAAAGTAGTCATCAGCCCTCGCAGGGGGGGCGTTTTGAGCCGCCGTATGACGGGCACGCCGACCACTTGGAGACACCCATTGAACCCATTGAACCCGTTGAAGTTCAGGTGGAAGACGATCGCACTGGGATGACGGTCGTGACCCTGAAACGGGCCTTTGCAGATAATCTGTATTACCTGCTGGCAAAAGATGAGTATTGGGCGACGCCCCATGATTACTACATGGCTCTCGCTTATACTGTGCGCGATCGCTTGCTGCACCGATGGATTAACACCAGCAGAACCTACATTGACAAAGATGTCAAAACCGTATACTACCTATCGGCAGAGTTCTTGATGGGTCGTCAGTTGGACAATAACCTACTCAATTTAGGTTTGTACGAACGGGCACGCCAAGCTCTCCACGAGTCCGGACTCGACATCAACGACCTCAAAGTATTAGAATCAGAACCCGGACTCGGCAATGGGGGTTTAGGACGTCTGGCGGCTTGTTTTCTCGACTCCCTCGCCACCTTAGAAATTCCGGCAGTTGGCTACGGCATTCGCTACGAATTCGGGATCTTTGATCAATGGATTCAGGATGGCGCTCAAGTCGAACACCCCGACAAATGGCTCCGGTTTGGCAACCCTTGGGAAGTTCGCCGCTCAGAATTAACCGTTGAAGTGAAGTTCGGCGGATATACAGAAGCTTACAGCGATGGACAAGGTCGTTATCGAGTGCGTTGGATTCCCGATCGGAAAATCTTAGGGACGCCCTACGATACACCCGTATCTGGGTACAACAACAATACGGTGAATACGCTGCGTCTCTGGCGGGCGGGGGCTTCTGAAGAGTTCGACTTCCAAGTTTTCGACAGCGGTGACTATGCCGGTGCCGTTACCAACAAGATATTTTCTGAAAATATCTCAAAAGTTCTCTATCCCAACGACAACACCTCTCAGGGTCGGCAACTGCGCCTAGAACAACAGTATTTCTTCGTCAGTTGTTCTCTCCGAGACATTATCAATTCGCATCAGCGCATTCACCGGACTTTCGATCGGTTCTACGACAAAGTCGCTATCCAGCTCAACGACACGCACCCATCGATTGGGGTTGCCGAACTGATGCGGTTGCTGGTGGATGAGTACGAATTAGGCTGGAACCGAGCTTGGTACATCACTCGGCGCGTCTTCGCCTACACGAACCATACACTGCTCTCTGAGGCTCTAGAACGCTGGCCTGTGAGCTTGTTTGAGCATCTGTTGCCTCGGCACTTAGAGATTATCTATGAAATTAACCGTCACTTTCTCGATGAGGTACGTGCCAAGTATCCGGGAGATGAGGCGCGGGTGGGGAGATTGTCAATTATTGAGGAAGGTGCCCAGAAGTACGTCCGCATGGCGCATTTAGCTTGCGTGGGCAGCCATTCCATCAATGGGGTAGCAGCACTGCATACCGATTTGCTCAAAGCAGATGTCTTGCGAGATTTCTACGAATTGTGGCCCGAAAAGTTTAATAACAAAACGAACGGGGTGACACCGCGCCGGTGGTTGTTGCTGAGCAATCCCCATCTGTCTGAGCTGATTACCGAGAAAATTGGCAATGATTGGGTAACACAACTCGATCAATTCAAGCAGCTAGAAGCATTTGTTGACGATGCTGAGTTTTGCTCTCGCTTCGCGTCGATTAAGCGCAAAAATAAGCAATCCTTGGCAGAGTACATTCTGCTCTACAACGACATTGAAGTAAATCCAGATTCTCTGTTTGATATTCAGGTGAAGCGGATTCACGAGTACAAGCGTCAGCTGTTGAATGTGCTGTACATTATTACGCTGTACAACCGGATCAAAAAAGATCCCAATGTTGATATCTTGCCCCGGACTTTTATTTTTGCAGGCAAGTCCGCTCCTGGCTACTACATTGCCAAACTGGTCATTCAGTTGATTAATTCGGTGGCGAAAGTCGTCAATAATGACCCGGATGTGCGCGATCGCATTAAGGTCGTTTTCTTGGCAAATTTCTCGGTTTCTCTCGGTCAGCGAGTTTATCCAGCCGCCGATCTTTCCGAGCAAATCTCCACGGCGGGCAAAGAAGCTTCCGGGACGGGCAACATGAAGTTCGCCATGAATGGGGCGCTTACTATCGGAACGCTGGACGGTGCCAACATCGAGATCCGCCAAGAAGTCGGGCCTGAAAACTTTTTCTTATTTGGCTTGACAACTCAAGAAGTATATGCACTGAAGGCAAGGGGATACAACCCGCGAGACTATTACCATAGCAACGCCGAACTGCGACAAACGATCGACGCGATCGCTTCCGGCTACTTCTCACCCGACAATCGCGACCTTTTCAAACCAATTGTGGAATCGTTGCTAGACAGGGATGAGTATATGCTCTTTGCCGACTACCAAGCGTATATTGACTGCCAGCAAGAAGTCAGCCGAGCTTATCGAGACGCAAAGCACTGGACTCGAATGTCAATTCTCAACGTTGCTCGCACGGGGAAATTTTCCTCAGATCGCACGATTAAGGAGTATTGCCAAGAAATTTGGAACGTCCAGCCAGTCAAGATCGACTTGAAAGAGTATCAACCGCATACAGCGGGTTTGCAGGTGAAGGTGCAAGCCAAGCGCCCTGTCCTTTAACGAGCAACTCGTAAGTAGGGGACAGCGCGACAAGACAGTCAATGCAGTTGCATCTTAATCGTTAAAATGACGACCCAGGCTGCTGAAGAAACTCTGCCTCCTGGGTCGTTGTCTCTCGACCGAGAATCTGATTGCGATGGGGAAATCGCCCAAAGCGTTCAATTACCTCGAAGTGTCGAACTGCGTAGGAAATGTAATCAATACAGTCAGGATCGTCGCCCAATTGCTGAAATAACTCCACTGACTGACGCTGATGTTCGAGATTTTCACTATGTTCAAAAGGTAAATAAATAAAGCATCGCTGGACTGGCAGCAATTCTCGATCGAAGCCATTGGCAACTGCGTGCTGTGCCACAGACAGAGCAAGGCTATCGGTAGCGAAGGCTTGGGCACTCCCGCGAAACAAATTGCGTGGAAATTGATCTAATAGCAGTATCAGTGCTAAACAGCTTTGGGGCGATTCCTTCCAGGGATTTAACTGACCCGCTGCGGCTAGTTCGTAGTCTCCTAAGAAGCGGGTTCGGATCTCCTCATCAAACTGCGGTTTTTTGGTAAACCAGACTTTACGGGGTTTCCCATAACCCGCCTCATCGGGTTTGCCAAACCAAAAATTCAAAATTTCATGGACTTGTGACATGAGTTTTGGCTCCAACGCCCTCAATTTCGATCTCCCCAATCCTCCAATCTAATTCCCGCTTAAAAAAGGGGCTAAGGAGGGATCGGTTCCTGCACTGAGCCGGATTGTCAGCGCCCGGAAGCAGCGATTTGGTGATGCCGATGATAGCTAAAGATTGCATTTGGGCACCCTTGGAATAGAAGTGTTTAGCTGCGTCACTTTAACTTCCCGCTCACCCCCAGCCTGACTCATGAATTACACCGATAACCAAGAGTTGCTTCAACTGTTTATCCAGCAAGCGCCAGCAGCCGTTGCCATGTTCGACCGCAAGATGCGTTACCTGCTGTTCAGTCATCGATGGCTGACGGAGCAAAATCTTGGTGAGGATATTATCGGGCGCTCTTACTATGAAATTGAGCGTGGAGTAGCAGACCGTTGGCAGGCAATTCATCAGCGTTGTTTAGCGGGAAGCATCGAGAAGGTTGAAGAATCTTTACCCCGTACTGATGGAACTGTGGAGTGGGTAAGGTGGGAAGTACAGCCGTGGCGCACTGGCACAGGTGAAATCGGCGGATTGATCGTGTCGAGAGATGCGATCGCCGAGCGCCATCCATCACAGGAACACCTACACCTGTTGGAGAAGGCGATCGCTGCTAGCAATAACGGCATCGTGATTAGCGACGCGAGCTTGCCAGACAATCCCTTGATTTATATCAATCCCAGTTTCCAGGAAATGACCGGGTACTCCGAGAGCGAAGTTTTAGGGCACAACTGCCGCTTCTTGCAAGGAATCGATACAGAGCAACCGGCGATCGCTCAATTGCGAACGGCAATCCGGGACGGAAAAGAGTGCAATGTCACCTTGCGGAATTACCGCAAAGATGGGACGCTTTTCTGGAACGAACTGCGAGTTGCGCCAGTAAAGAATCCCCAAGGAAAACTCACAAACTTTGTGGGTGTCCAAACTGACATCACCGACCGAGTGGAAGCCCAAGAACATCTGATTCGGATTAGCAAAGCCGTTGAAAATGCGAGTGATGCCATCATCATTACGAACGCCAAAGGGCAGTCCCTCTATCACAATCCGGCGTTTGTGGAATTGTTTGAATACACCACAGACGAAATAAATGCGGCTGGGGGGCCAGCTATCCGCTACTGCGATCCGAATGTCGCTCGTGAAGTCATCAGCACGATCAAACAAGGCAACTCCTGTTGGAGTGGTGAAGTCGAGATGCGTACTCGTAGCGATCGCACTATATCGATTTTGCTTCGGGCTGATGCCATCGCCGATGACAATGGTAATGTAGTCGGGTTGATTGGGATTCACACCGACATTACCGCCCGCAAGCAGGCTGAAGCCGTTTTACGGCAGCTTCTGCGACGGGAGCAGCTCTTAGGAGCGATGCAAGAGCGTATCCGCCAATCCTTGAAGCTGGAGGATGTTCTCAACACTGCCGTGGAGGAAGTGCGGCAGTTTCTTCAGACAGACCGAACGATCTTGTACCGCTTTGAGCCGGATG from Coleofasciculus sp. FACHB-T130 encodes the following:
- a CDS encoding Uma2 family endonuclease, coding for MSTSIPSDTLNTQTIAAVPTEPVWRLSVEQYHQMIRLGILSDDDPVELLDGWLVYKMPKNPPHRATTKLTLNALEAVIPEGWYVDTQEPITLADSEPEPDVVVVRGSTRDYLDRHPGASDIALIIEVADSTLERDRTSKQRLYARAGIPIYWIINLPEKQIEVYTEPVVAEESIYQRRQDYQLSDEVPVAIAGQIVSPLSVLDLLP
- a CDS encoding DUF4419 domain-containing protein, with translation METVASILHQSDGEISFLVDDVQVCRDIIPVSEAWSKFEERLGSPLLAFSHSNSFEVIQESGNHPLVTAVHIAHSEHRPLLLTPDAIWLTIAQGFAQHINNHAEELRSRFVGHSGKLELKVETQKLAQPSDWAEVIEQWSERIRHNVQPDIHSLMVCNFSTTTSIIQTASQVVMMDALQQYFDYIVRGICGIPWITVRGIEADWRSIRHRVEAIAAYDLGWWTERLLPICDALIDTVAGRPPLKFWQHIYKPKEIYSGKVITGWLAELFPYINHSVTHAPTYKNPILDIPRAELTVEDGISPTVLPTGLSKAPIVLITSQGEGYLEVVAGFIGVRQQDGYLQPEIGWAVREQNRFLRFLNTLKQKPGVRLPIDWSECQPPLAMPKELTQLHSHFDGGTIVGQSEYPWHIRALQDYTHHELKGINKPFTGFIDIQGDRFTGFMDIEGDRCIAYGYVRRLNSRNRLWEWWVIVGKPVWEGTIFGEEVWAFTTEDVKVIAKGIPQLFERIAKAKGQYYFDDPDFQPDDSLSASR
- a CDS encoding pentapeptide repeat-containing protein; amino-acid sequence: MNGETLKSKYAAGQRDFRQANLYREKLTFACLDGAKFSQANLGMINLRGANLRGVDLQQAHLMRANLKDADLTGANLEGANLAGANLSGANLTGANLKKVNLNRAVLGGANLSQTNLRYANLCETILFGAILTGAILLKANVAGAVLLKTNLTNAAVIETDLSEARLEEVTMPDGTIHQ
- a CDS encoding glycogen/starch/alpha-glucan phosphorylase translates to MTVVTLKRAFADNLYYLLAKDEYWATPHDYYMALAYTVRDRLLHRWINTSRTYIDKDVKTVYYLSAEFLMGRQLDNNLLNLGLYERARQALHESGLDINDLKVLESEPGLGNGGLGRLAACFLDSLATLEIPAVGYGIRYEFGIFDQWIQDGAQVEHPDKWLRFGNPWEVRRSELTVEVKFGGYTEAYSDGQGRYRVRWIPDRKILGTPYDTPVSGYNNNTVNTLRLWRAGASEEFDFQVFDSGDYAGAVTNKIFSENISKVLYPNDNTSQGRQLRLEQQYFFVSCSLRDIINSHQRIHRTFDRFYDKVAIQLNDTHPSIGVAELMRLLVDEYELGWNRAWYITRRVFAYTNHTLLSEALERWPVSLFEHLLPRHLEIIYEINRHFLDEVRAKYPGDEARVGRLSIIEEGAQKYVRMAHLACVGSHSINGVAALHTDLLKADVLRDFYELWPEKFNNKTNGVTPRRWLLLSNPHLSELITEKIGNDWVTQLDQFKQLEAFVDDAEFCSRFASIKRKNKQSLAEYILLYNDIEVNPDSLFDIQVKRIHEYKRQLLNVLYIITLYNRIKKDPNVDILPRTFIFAGKSAPGYYIAKLVIQLINSVAKVVNNDPDVRDRIKVVFLANFSVSLGQRVYPAADLSEQISTAGKEASGTGNMKFAMNGALTIGTLDGANIEIRQEVGPENFFLFGLTTQEVYALKARGYNPRDYYHSNAELRQTIDAIASGYFSPDNRDLFKPIVESLLDRDEYMLFADYQAYIDCQQEVSRAYRDAKHWTRMSILNVARTGKFSSDRTIKEYCQEIWNVQPVKIDLKEYQPHTAGLQVKVQAKRPVL
- a CDS encoding DUF924 family protein produces the protein MSQVHEILNFWFGKPDEAGYGKPRKVWFTKKPQFDEEIRTRFLGDYELAAAGQLNPWKESPQSCLALILLLDQFPRNLFRGSAQAFATDSLALSVAQHAVANGFDRELLPVQRCFIYLPFEHSENLEHQRQSVELFQQLGDDPDCIDYISYAVRHFEVIERFGRFPHRNQILGRETTTQEAEFLQQPGSSF